The uncultured Bacteroides sp. DNA segment CGGTGATAGGGCATAAACTCGTAAACTCAGGGCAATTAAATCTCACCCAATAATCATTGTCGGGATGCTTATTATCAAATGCCTCAAGCACTTCCGGCGCATAATCTTGCTTATATTCTGTCTTCTGCCCTAACAGAGACAACTGATCTTTTAATTCGTCCATACTTTCTAATCATTAATTATCCTACTCAATTTCCGATAACAACCTCTTCTTTACTAATGCCTTAAAGTTAGCGAAGTGCTCTCAATTTCAAGAACTCTTCCAAGCCCTGCCTACGCAGCTTGCAAGCCGGACAATGCCCGCATCCGTCAGCCGGGATGCCATTATAGCAAGTCAATGTTTCGTTGCGTACAATATCAAACGCACCTAGTTCGTCGGCTAAAGCCCATGTTTGCGCCTTGTCAATCCACATCAATGGGGTATGAAGCACAAACTGCTCATCCATAGCCAAATTGAGTGTAACGTTGAGCGACTTAATAAATGAATCGCGACAATCGGGATATCCGCTGAAGTCAGTTTGCGACACACCGGTCACAATATGCCTCACTCCACGTTCGCGAGCATACACAGCAGCAATACTCAGAAAAAACAGATTTCGTCCGGGCACAAACG contains these protein-coding regions:
- the queC gene encoding 7-cyano-7-deazaguanine synthase QueC, whose translation is MQSDNQLNAANGAAQNEGEWRLQADGLINNSANNSAVVLFSGGQDSTTCLFWAKKQFKKVYALSFLYGQKHAHEVDLARGIAERAEVEFQVMDATFISSLGRNSLTDTTLIMDQEKPVDSFPNTFVPGRNLFFLSIAAVYARERGVRHIVTGVSQTDFSGYPDCRDSFIKSLNVTLNLAMDEQFVLHTPLMWIDKAQTWALADELGAFDIVRNETLTCYNGIPADGCGHCPACKLRRQGLEEFLKLRALR